In Lytechinus pictus isolate F3 Inbred chromosome 13, Lp3.0, whole genome shotgun sequence, the DNA window TACATGGTGTGATTGTATTTAGGGCAAGTTCATACAAAAACTTGAATACACAGTACGAAGGAAACGATAAAATCTGCATTTACTTATTTTATTCAGACACACATTTTCAGCTCTATACATCAAATATTTTAGGTAGCTAATCAGATAATACAATCAATAAACATGATGAACTAAgctttcatgtaataaaaaacTGCACTCAACTTTAGTAATGCTATATAAGGATAATATCATGTTACAAAATGAAGTACACATTCCCAAGGTGAACAACTGAACATGCagcaaaaatgttaaaactgtATATGTTGCATTTATTGGTTACGATTCAGAAACGTAGATCCATCTTGTGCTTGACATAGCCGAAAGATGTCAAagatgtttataaaaaaatacaacacgAGAATTCTAATTCTGCAAAAAACATTGTGATCGTTACACTATAACTTCCTTTTAACATTTAGTGCACATGGTGCATGGAGAATATATCAGTCTGATATTCCAATGAATTTGTACAATTACATATTCATGGAATGGTATTCGAACATGGAGATAGAATAACCAGGAAATTAATCCACACAGTACACAAAAAAGTCTTTAGAATTAAGTCATAACTATCAGTGCGAGATCTTTTTTAGCATAGGTTTCATTTCAGCGAAGGATGTCTGAATAATACAGGACAATCAACgggattatttttactttgaatatGAAGCGAGTTGATTGTTTGTAGAGGTAGGCCTAGAATTGATCATACTAGTGACGACACCGGAGGGGGGCATGTGGGGGGGTATTTCCATCCCCCTGTTTGAAACGTTGCCGTTACCCTCAGACATTCTGAAAAGTGGAGGGGAAAAATGAATAGCACACTTTCTTTTCTTGTCAGCCCTTGctataatgattttttaatgatttattagtATTGATTcttgtatttatgtttttctcATTTGTATTATGAAAAAATGGATACTGGCGAATAGATGGGGGAAAGAAAAGTACagcaaaatctatcacaatatcagatttctattaacattattaagaaaagagattttaaaaaatgcttgATCGCTTTGATTACCCCCGACATTGACTttagtttcagtttcagtttggtatattttcatatctcataaaatatcaaatacaatgtaaCGTCCATCAAAAGACAGTAAATCattagtaataaaataatacaatacatcaccattattcataataaataagataaatgtTATACAATTGAACGTTCAGATTGGAGACAGATATATCAATAAGATGAGGATATGAAGGGCAAACTATTAAAcagcagagcttgtaatttatagttTCCCTATTGATAAAATTATAAGTAGTTGTCaacttgttttaatatcaatatgttacaagaaaaagaaagagaaatagaagaaaaaaatattttcctaaAACAACGAAAGAAGaaggagtgaaaaaaaaaccagaaaaaACAGAGGGAGGTGGACTGAAAATAGTTAAGAGGAACACTAGAAATTTTGCCTCATTTGCCATGTTGTGCCCCCTAAAATATTTGGCTCACTACGCGACTAATTGCAAATcaatcatttgaaataaaatatatatatataatatctaGGTGAgaggttgccccccccccccttacaaaATACTGGTAGGCATACATTATAAGAGAATTATGAATTAGATTTCGATCTCACTGTGGTCTATATCGTTTACACTACaaggtcaaaatttgtaatgtaattgTATATAATACCCGGATTGGAACACCCTAGTATGAAAGGAAAACCAATGTATGAATGATCTAGGGCATcttgtaaaatttgaaattcaaatgaaagaagaagTGGGTTCGGGGTGAAACtcttaattttgaattttgtgcCCCTGATATTTAGCCAATATTCCAATACGTTTTTAAAAGTCGTTGCATACTATGGTTTTAACtgtagattatatatttattactaTATAGATAATATGGATTTCTATCCCACTTTGGTCAATATTGTTTCCATTACaaggtcaaaatttgtaatttgaCTGCAATAACCGGAACACGCAAAACAAAAAACCTCTGGATGATCCAGGTCGTgttgaaacaaaaatgaaattcaaatgaaagaagaaatggGTGAAGctgttaattttgaattttgtgtCCCTGATATTTATCTAATATTATATTAACATGATTAGCCCACAATACACTGCCCATGCAAATCTCAATTAGGCAACTTAGAACTGATGCTTATCTTATTGGTCAGCAGCGATCGTATGATAGAGAACTTGAACTACTCCCTCGTTTCCCGTTTACGATATTATCATCAAATGCTCATTTACTACCAAGTCCATTCTCGCTTGAGAGTTTGATTCAATATGGATCACTCATCTAAAAtgaattccaaaaaaaaaaaccgaactACTTTTTAATCGTTTGGCTGTATTGTGTATGACACATGGGAATATACAAATTCTCACGGTGAAATTAACAATTCAGCTATTATCGAATGACCGTCTAATGATcgcaagttttaaaaattcataaatgccATAGGTTCCATTAAGTGCTTTGGTTAAATCAAGATAGGTTGACAGTTCTCGGCTTCTTTATCGGATTTTAATGCTCTCTTTTAGATTAACTGTAGTTGGGTTTTAGGCTCGTTTTCTCTCCATTTCATAATGACTATGGATAATATTGATGACCTATTATCaaataaattacatgtaaatgattaTACACAACTCACTGTGTCTGGCCAAGATGGGTAATAAAAAACAGTTGGTAGAGAGAATGTTCTTTTTCACATTGGCTTTACATTCCTTTGAATATTCGTTGAGTATTATTCGTTTGAGTAATTCGTTTGAAACGTATCGTAACCATGGACACCATATGGCTACGTTTCTATAAATATGACCGACTCGTGTAAAACATCGGGCTTAGGCAGTTCCCATATAAGTTCCTTAGCtcttaaaaataaatagatatgtTAAGTGTTTGCATATTTCAGGTCAAACATATATTACCTGTATCCAACATATCAGGAATACAAAATTAAGTCAACTTTGCAGCATTTGCATTTCAAAGGTGACGAAATTGTATTCCTGCTTCTTTCATACAGGTCTACAACACTGTTTGGGAAGTAAAAGATGGTATGGAAATTGTTTTCTTCTTGCGATCACCAGCCGCCCGAAGATGCGCATCGAATGTACTTTGACTGATTTGCACATTAACCAAGTTTACTGTTTACAGAATACATTTGCTACTAATTGTGGTTATACATTTGAGAAATATGCCAATTAATAGACATGACCATTCAATTCTTGATTGGATTCAGTTCTTTCAGTTGTCAGTGTCATCACGCTGTCGCACGATTTCACAACACACGAACCGTCTTTAAGATTCGTGTGACATCCAACATCATTACCATTAGTAACATTGAAAGTTGCACCACTTATTGAGATGCCATTGGCGGTCGAACCGCGGGAAACCATAGGGTAACCTGATACGCGGTTGTTTTCGCGATCATTTTCGTCTGTTCTCTGGACACAAACTCGGTTCACACATCTGAACTTTGCTTTCGTGAGGAGCTCCCAAAATGCTTGTCGGAAATCTTTTGTCCTGATGCTGTAGATGAATGGATCGAAACAGCTATTTAAGAGCGCCAGAAGACCTAGCCAGCCGCGGACTTCAGGCGAAACCTTACATTTCCCTTCGCCCAAAACACCTAGCAAGAGAGATATTGTCAATGGTAACCAGCAGACGACAAATGATAACACAATCATACCGATAGTGAACGCGACTCGAGTTTCATAACTGAGCTTTGATACCAAGTTTCCAGACGATGTAGACAAGGTGCTTCCAGTGTCTGAGAGTTTCTTGCGAAGTATTCCTTGCTGCGGGATTGACACAGTGGTATTCACATTTGACGTATCGGTAATCGATGGTAGTGCTGGTGCCCTTGAAGGTGCAGCGACTCGAGCTCTGGAATCGATACTCTTTGCATGGCTCCTGGCGATAGAAAATATCTGGATGTACAGTGCAATTATTGTGACTATCGGGATAGATAAGATTAATACTGTATACATTATCATGTAACCTCTTTTGACAACTCTGTACCACTGACAATATCCAGTGTTGCTGTGGGGTATGTATGTCTCCTTGTTATGCCAGACAAATGGCAAACAACCGATGATGAAGGAGAATATCCACACGCTGATTATGATGATCCTGGAACGCTTTTTGGTCATGATCGCGGTATATCGTAGAGGATTCCTCAAAGCGATATATCGGTCTATTGAAACAGCGAGGAGATTCAAAACGGCGGATGCTAGCACCGTCAGCAGAACACAGAATGGCATGATGCAAATATACAAGGAATGTAGGAAAATATCTGGGATATATTTCGCGAGCAACCCGATAGGCATCCCAAACCCACAGCACAGATCACTGATCGCTAGACTGATGATGTACATACTCGTGGTCGTGCGAAGCTGACGATGTCGTCGTATCGTCATCAAGACGATGATATTCGTCACAATCACCAAAACTTCAATGATGGTCAGAAGGGAAATTGCgatcttgaattgaattccttCTAAGTGACCAAAACCGATTCCCAAGTCTACGACGACGGGCTGTCCAAGAGGAATATGTGGAAAAGTGAATGTTTCGTCAACTGTCGATCCTGCTTCGGTGATGGCTGACATGGTGGAGAACCCTGTTGTAATGTCGGTGGTATTATCATGGTTAACTTCTCCCACGGATGCCACCTGTGTACTGAGTATCACGTCTGAGGCTAAAGGTTGATTATCAATGGGCATGGTTGACCTTATCGTACATGCAACGACCTTGATATAATCAGATCATCATTAATTAACTTTTGAAGGAAATCAAACATTGCGATTATTTAAACAAGGTGTTTAGCAATTAATCTTCCGCACGTGTGTTCGACAATAATATTCTACTAAAACTCGGGTATATGCAGTTAATATAGACAATTATGTAACCTGTAAAGTTCAGACGATTTGAACAATCCCACTGCTCGCTGCAAAGAACGTCGAAAATTAAAACCTGTCCAATTAACACATGTGACGTAGCTCTGTATTCGTAGTTCCACAAGTAAGTGATTGTCCTTGTTCACCAAGAATAAATTAAGATTGAAACCAGAGAATATCCAAGTATTCCTAATTTCCTCGGACTAGTCAAAATCACATTGCTAAATCACTCTTTGAAAACTCAAGTACCTGTTCAGACTTGAGTGCATATCTAGATTGACTTTGTTTTTAGTTGTTTCCTTCTTAGTATCCCCTTTCCGACTTTTTCTTAATAATTGACTCGTACCTGAGAAGAAATTACCTTGGCATACAGTACAAGTCATATTTCAAACCATAGGATATCCCACTTAATTAAATTCCGTTAATAACTTGTATTTCAGTTCAGtattaattcatatattcaaatAACAGTAGTTAGGAATAGTTTATAATTCACTCGTTATCACATTTTCTTCAAATCGGTGTCATTGGTTTGACACGATATCCGGTCCATCTATCAACCGCCTATAAATCACACCCGATGGGCCGATCTTCTTGGTTAATTTGAATCTCTGGTCCTATAAATCTCCCAGTAACAGTTCAGTCTTATAATAAGTTATCCACAGTTTATCCTCGTGATTGAAGTTTAGATCACTCTTGAAGAAAGATATGTATACGTTTGGAGAAGAGTCATCGTGAACCAACGATCAATGCAGTATGATTTATCGCTACCCGATGATAATATAGACGTATATAAGGAGCAAATAGTCAAATTGGTGTCCTCTTCGTTATCGCTTCGTTCCCTTCTGCGTTCTAGATAGGAAATAtattacttcatcgattaagcACTGATGACAAAATTATGTCCACGATAGGCAAGGTAATATTCCTTTTCGTGACTCTCAAACAAATCGCAATCGTCGATATTATTCAACCAATTGGTACATAATGGGCAtcattagtcatgttagtagaCATCTTTCCCACGCCAATGACAAACAACAAGCATATAGTATACGTAAATGCTAAGCGCGCTTCTAATGTAGGATATGTTTGATAACGGCGACCAATATGATCGTTCGTCGCTCCCAAAACACTTCCGCGTGGAAATTGGAGCGTTTTTCTTGGTTGTTGATCAATGTTTGATAATCAGTTCGTCACAGATGCAGATTGAAGACTGCATTGGATTTCATCGTTAGAAAAAGCCTGGCATATATGTATTCCATCCAAAGCACGTATGGCTGAGAATAGCTAAGTGGTAACATTGCCCTCCGAGAAACGATTATATTACCGCGATTACCATATGTCACTGTGAGAGAATgtctcagttttttttttttttttttagaaagaaggCAAACAGCCTGCAATATTCAGCATGAAAACAAAGTCAAGGACAGTCAAACCACAAGAGCatctcaagattttttttcaagtcctATTTCTTAAGGATTATGTCCCATGGGGCATGAATTTCGATGTCGAATGTAAAATACTGACGTATATATATACCGAGCGCGATatccatatatttatatatatccaATGAACTCACctacttccttatttttttacctgatgTTTATTATCTTTAGGTTTAAAAATCTATTCGCAATGTGTTCTAAGCGGTTTGTACACGTATTTGGGATGTTACCGCcttgtttgaaaataaatcaatactACGCTTTTGAGGTGTGCACGATTCGATGTGCTACTCAATGAACGTGAACGAAATATCAATgctttttgtgacgtcacaagtAAGCagtatcctttaaaaaaatataacattataaaaattCAACATATGGTCACTTGCTCAAATAGTGTAAATTGATTCTACATAATTATGCGaccaaattatttaatatattaGTTATTATTATTGAGTAGCCTACACATCTgtatggattaaaaaaaaaatatcactcgAAATTGGTGCAACTTCGGTCCATCGATCAATCGAGTAATACACAAATTAAATGTCTTTCCTCAAAAAAGAATTAATTTAATTCTTACTTCCAGAGGGAGGGAAATGCACGGTACTATATTATCGAAATTCAATAGAGGGGTacatccccccccccgtttACCCCTTTCCAGATATACGCATCTACTGCGTATTCCCCTTAATATCGATCGTTTTGATAAATAATTATGTACCCGTTCATAAACATGACATGTTGTGgacatcatttcatttattcactgTGATAGGGCCTACGATATAAAACTGAAACCAAATCAACAGTGTCCACAAAAGCATTCAAACAAGACAATATAGGCCCTAGTTCATGTCGAAGAACCCTCGAATGTCATTAGTTTGTGTCTGAATGCCCTTCGACGTTGACAGTTTAACCTCGCTTGTTACTGTTAGATGTTTGCAAAGTTCAAATAATAGACACCGGACCCACTTCGGTTGTTTTCAGTTAGTTCTGCTCCGTCATCATTCGGATTTTAATGGAGGTTGGTGCCGGAAAATACTAGCAAGTCTAGCATGTCTAGGGGGCGGCACTACACGAGGAGGCAGAGTTCAGGGGTTTCCGCCCcgatataattatgattattcaagtagtgaaaaaaaatgacaaattcgagaaaaaaatataaaaacaaaatggaagaaTTGAGATTAGAGaagggaaaataaataatagcATCAAAAGGAGAGGTCTATGTCCCTTAAATAATTATATACTACCCATATAATTTGATTGAGGAAAAAGAACGCTAGgcattccaccccccccccccccccatctattACAGACGTAATTCCTTGTAGCCGCCACTGTAAAAGCCTTATAAGTTCATAAAATGCCTGCGTaaatttatacataaaaaaggaaaaaggaaaagggaaactATAATGTTTCTTTAAAGTATCATGTATTTCCTCTTTAAATTTATCTTTGCATGTCGCTCGAAACTTCAATACCATGCAGCGCCATGCCGTGGGATGGCCCTCTGATGACCTGAATGGATTTTCGAGTGCTGGTACTCtctaatgaaaagaaaatgattcgAGACTCTCATgctattatgaataattcatataaGAACCGGATAGGATGGAAACCGTGGCCTGTCTGCAGGGTGCGAGTGTTCTGTTCTTGTCGATGTTGGCGTATCCTGGCGGCAAACAGGGGCAAAGTCTGCCCGCTCTAATAACCAGCAGAACATTGTAAATACCCATGGCCCCGACAATTTTTAAtcagtgagaaaaaaaacaagacggACGAAAGAAGGAAAATGGTAAGAATatggaagaaagaagaaaggagtgtatgaaaataaagaaatcttTGACATAGAGTATACACCCGTTATCCACTAATAGAGAAATATGTCACTTTGATATCATCTTCCCTCGGTATAAGACACTATGGAGTCACCCCTTCATCATGACAACTGGTGAAAGAAAGATTGGTAAATAAGCATAACGGTTCACACTGGCGCATCCAGGAAGGGGCATATCtggtccgcccccccccccctcctccccttgAGAGACACAAACTATATTTTTAGGGGAATATGTCGTGCATACGGAAGTGAAAGCATTTTCTTTTTGGCTTGCCATTATTTCTgtacaaaaatgcccccccccccccccattggaaaatcctggatctacCCCTGCCGGTTGACCACATCAGAACATTGGAGGGTTTTCTATTAAAATCCGCAAAAAGCAAATAAAATCCATTTAATGGCTGTTTCTTTCGAGGAAACAGTTACGACATCACACGTACTCGAGAAAAACTACAATCCCACACTTGATGCCCTATATAAACCTAAGATTTTTAATTAATTGTTTTCTCTTCATTCCTTGGACGTTATTCTTTGGTTTTATTTGTCTTTTGTGTTCGTCTGAGAATTTGTTTTCACCTGATTTAACGGCGTTGCCTGTTTAtctgtttggttttttttttacctttcatAAGGCGTTTATTCCTTGTATTTACATAATTTACTTTCACTTGCAGTAACTTGCTCAGATCACGGAATCATTTCATACTTTGAAGTTGTCAGGTGTCTTGTTCTGACATTGATTTTTAATGCCACCATCCATCAGTCATTACGGgttacacactaagaaataggGGTGCAAGAAAGGTGCAACTTAGCGGAAAAGGAAGGCAGAGCGAGTATTCGAGCATAGGGTATCacgggcctaaaacatttcccatagacccatgtgttaaaatggcactttaaaaaaatcattaaaaataaggatgaaattcgagggttgaatgtttactaccagtggaataatgtctgacattccatatctgaccagatcATGGTACCTttaccggctcattttaaaaataaatcggcatttataaagactacacctgacaggatcaaacattaattcatcactcgagacagtaaaatggccctacctcttccgccagtaaaaaaaatagttccaaagtggtgatattgtcttcccaatttggaaaaaagaagttcagtttacctccctagaatcagtgttggattgtcaatcatattcattcatttttgtcaatcagcaatatcaaatttaaaaattgagaatgggttggctcaaatgaatatcttttgcctgcaagttgtaattaggcccatGTAACCATAGTTGCACCTATCACTCGCCACTGCGCCTGCGCAGACCCGCAGCGGGTGGTTGGGGGTGCAAGTTTGAACCTCGCCTATAGTCTAGGTTcctatattatacatgtacttcatccTCAGTATCAAAATGCTCGCAAAGTTCAACCTGCTCGGCAatgaaaacatactttttttctcgtttgtgtgtgtctgtgagtgagtgagtgtgtgtgtgtgtgtgtgtgtgtgtgtaagagtGTGCGtcttgtataggcctatatctattgACAATAAAATTATGTATTACTTGCGAATTTGCTCgtaaataatgtaataaataaTTGCTCGTAAATAATAATCCCTATAGACTCTCCGTtacttcataaaatgaagatcaAACTCAGGTAAGTTCTCGTTTAATATATACATTAATTACTAAAATAGcaatgccagtccaacctcacACAAATAATTCCTgctatacttactcaaagcctgatatatttgtattatcaatATTAAGGCATAGTGTTGAAAGATAACTGCCTTTATCATTTTTGCTCtatttttgattgtttttattgctattaatttggtgtgttctttttcaaaatgcatgtaattcGTTAAGCATGATGCGCATGTTTGTTCGGCATATGCAACGCGTAGAAGTGTAATATCGTGTATTGATAGTAATAATATGAGTCCTCATACTTGTTTGTTAACGAGACATCATTATTTCGATTCATATCAATATTTTAGTTATTCAATTTATAATGACTGAAAGTGTTCATTGTggcataatcatgataatggccTAACGCCCTATGGCATTGCATTCCATTTCGGAATAAAATTGACCAGTAGTGGTAATAAAAAGGGTGGGGCGGATTAGCtaccccctccccacccccgatgacttttcaaattttaaagagagaaaacaagGAGAGACAAAATAGGaagagagtgagagagtgaTATAGGcaaagagaaatagaaagagagagggggggtggaACTATCATAAAGGGAGGCTTAGgtagtttaatttttaattacaATAAACTAATAATAGTTACAGTTATACAGCGTTttacattacatttcaattattattaccccatgTTATTCACTTTCTGTATCGATTTTTTAAttaccttagttgggactcgaactcgCCTCGTTTTATCTGTAGTCAAGATTCTTCCCGCTCTGCCAGCGAGAAGCGCTGAGACCAGACGAGGTCTCTAGAGACATAATCcgattctttttttacttgtgcTGATAATTGTGATTCAAGTAGCTCAATTTACTGTTTGGTgtaatcaaatgtgtttttgaaacaattatcatcacataaatattaaatatttaacaaatcatttcacttaGGTAAAGTGTGGCGTTGGTGCATTGTTATTTCGGGtaatcttcgatcacaaatcaaCTCTATCTATACCATACGTCTATCAGCAAGACTGGTGGGGTGCACACAAAGAGTACATGGGTGTACAACAGACACGGACTCTCGCATAAGAGCTAACTTGCACCTCGATGGTATTAAGGGGTGTACGCACGTATCGTACACCCCATTTGCACCGGGATTTCTTAGTGTGTCCAATGACTTATCGATTCGTATGATCTTCAGTTATTATAGATCACCAACTTTCATTTGAGTCAGCTAGGAAGTGGATATTTCCGAATACCCATATTCAACTGCAGGAAAAAGAGGCTGTATGACCATTT includes these proteins:
- the LOC129275188 gene encoding adenosine receptor A1-like, coding for MPIDNQPLASDVILSTQVASVGEVNHDNTTDITTGFSTMSAITEAGSTVDETFTFPHIPLGQPVVVDLGIGFGHLEGIQFKIAISLLTIIEVLVIVTNIIVLMTIRRHRQLRTTTSMYIISLAISDLCCGFGMPIGLLAKYIPDIFLHSLYICIMPFCVLLTVLASAVLNLLAVSIDRYIALRNPLRYTAIMTKKRSRIIIISVWIFSFIIGCLPFVWHNKETYIPHSNTGYCQWYRVVKRGYMIMYTVLILSIPIVTIIALYIQIFSIARSHAKSIDSRARVAAPSRAPALPSITDTSNVNTTVSIPQQGILRKKLSDTGSTLSTSSGNLVSKLSYETRVAFTIGMIVLSFVVCWLPLTISLLLGVLGEGKCKVSPEVRGWLGLLALLNSCFDPFIYSIRTKDFRQAFWELLTKAKFRCVNRVCVQRTDENDRENNRVSGYPMVSRGSTANGISISGATFNVTNGNDVGCHTNLKDGSCVVKSCDSVMTLTTERTESNQELNGHVY